Proteins encoded by one window of Chryseobacterium foetidum:
- a CDS encoding helix-turn-helix domain-containing protein, which translates to MKTYNLEDLTDKYIGKKGTKKRDEFENELRLDLLGQAIKQARQERNLTQEELGELVGVKKAQISKIENSTTDARFTTILKVFEALGAKVNFNVELNNRKLAY; encoded by the coding sequence ATGAAGACATATAATTTAGAAGACTTGACCGACAAATATATCGGTAAAAAAGGAACAAAAAAGCGTGACGAATTTGAAAACGAACTACGTCTTGACTTATTAGGACAAGCTATCAAACAAGCTCGACAAGAACGAAACTTGACACAAGAAGAATTGGGCGAACTTGTTGGCGTGAAAAAAGCACAAATTTCTAAAATTGAGAACAGTACAACTGACGCAAGATTTACAACAATTTTGAAAGTTTTTGAAGCTCTGGGAGCGAAAGTGAATTTTAACGTAGAACTAAACAACCGTAAATTGGCATACTAA
- a CDS encoding ABC transporter ATP-binding protein, with protein MNYYKRAIDNILPYKKSIAAGIFFNVLYAIFNIVAMLFFMPVLNILFKKDGKKIDSKPVYEGIESVGSFLSESFNYFIQQLEIEKGAEYILLITCIMFITMFFLRNIFSYFSEFYLTFSRTGVSRDFRIQLHDKILDLPVSFFTNSRKGDVFARITSDVGEVESNILNSLIDLIRSPIVIIITMAYLLYSNFQLTIFTLIVFPIMGTLISIIGKSLKKDTGEAQNELGKMYSFVDETLVGLKIIKIFDASPQIKKRFDDVLNKIRFLSLRLFKKKALASPVSELLGAITIGMIVYFGGRLAIKGEGLSGSEFIVYIGLFYTILQPLKSLSSAISNMQKGEVSAKRIFDILDATYDIKEEKDAKEINDFKQNVEFKNITFGYEDRDVLKDFSLSIPKGKTVALVGQSGSGKSTLANLITRFYDVDNGEVLLDGENIKNIKLSNYRKLFGLVTQDNILFNDSIRNNISLGKPDATLEEIQEAAKIANAHDFIMDLPKQYETSIGEAGGKLSGGQKQRISIARAVLKNPPIMILDEATSALDTESERFVQIALENMMQNRTSLVIAHRLSTIQKADWIVVMEKGKIVEQGNHHDLIAKKGMYNKLVELQNFE; from the coding sequence ATGAATTATTATAAACGGGCAATCGACAATATACTTCCGTATAAAAAATCTATTGCAGCAGGTATTTTCTTCAACGTTCTCTATGCGATCTTCAACATTGTTGCCATGCTTTTTTTCATGCCTGTGCTGAACATCCTTTTTAAAAAAGATGGAAAAAAGATAGACAGTAAGCCTGTGTATGAAGGGATTGAGTCTGTGGGAAGTTTCCTCTCGGAGAGTTTTAATTATTTTATTCAACAGCTTGAAATAGAAAAGGGAGCGGAATATATTCTTCTGATTACCTGCATCATGTTTATTACGATGTTCTTTTTAAGGAATATTTTCAGCTATTTTTCAGAATTTTATCTTACATTTTCAAGAACCGGTGTTTCGAGAGACTTCAGAATTCAGCTGCATGATAAGATTTTAGATCTTCCTGTTTCATTTTTTACAAACTCCAGAAAAGGGGATGTTTTTGCAAGAATTACCTCAGATGTAGGAGAAGTTGAATCTAATATCCTGAACAGTTTAATTGATTTGATCCGTTCGCCTATCGTCATTATCATTACAATGGCGTATTTGCTTTATTCCAATTTTCAGCTCACGATTTTTACTTTAATAGTTTTTCCGATCATGGGAACATTAATTTCGATCATTGGTAAAAGTTTGAAAAAAGACACAGGAGAAGCTCAGAACGAATTGGGTAAAATGTACTCTTTCGTTGATGAAACTTTGGTAGGTTTAAAGATTATTAAAATTTTTGATGCATCGCCTCAAATCAAAAAAAGATTTGATGATGTACTCAATAAAATACGTTTTCTGTCACTGAGATTATTTAAAAAGAAAGCATTGGCATCGCCTGTCAGTGAACTTTTGGGAGCCATCACGATTGGTATGATTGTATATTTCGGAGGTCGTCTTGCCATAAAAGGAGAGGGGCTTTCCGGAAGTGAATTTATCGTTTATATTGGTCTATTTTATACCATTTTACAGCCATTAAAATCACTTTCTTCTGCTATTTCAAATATGCAGAAAGGGGAAGTTTCTGCAAAGAGAATTTTTGATATTCTTGATGCAACTTATGACATCAAAGAAGAAAAAGATGCTAAAGAAATTAATGATTTCAAGCAAAATGTAGAGTTTAAAAACATCACTTTCGGATATGAAGACAGAGATGTTCTGAAGGACTTCTCATTGTCAATTCCGAAAGGTAAAACTGTTGCTCTCGTAGGGCAGAGTGGTAGTGGAAAAAGCACACTTGCCAATCTGATAACAAGATTTTACGACGTAGATAACGGTGAAGTTCTTTTGGATGGAGAAAACATTAAAAACATTAAACTTTCCAACTACAGAAAGCTTTTCGGACTCGTTACACAGGATAATATTCTCTTTAACGACTCCATCAGAAATAATATTTCTTTAGGTAAACCTGATGCAACCTTAGAGGAAATTCAGGAAGCGGCAAAGATTGCCAATGCCCATGATTTCATTATGGATCTTCCGAAGCAGTATGAAACGAGCATCGGTGAAGCAGGAGGAAAACTTTCAGGCGGACAGAAGCAAAGGATTTCAATTGCAAGAGCGGTTCTTAAAAATCCACCAATTATGATTTTGGATGAAGCAACTTCAGCTTTAGATACAGAATCTGAAAGATTTGTACAGATTGCCTTAGAAAATATGATGCAGAACCGAACTTCACTGGTGATCGCCCACCGTCTTTCCACCATCCAAAAAGCCGACTGGATCGTCGTTATGGAGAAAGGGAAAATCGTAGAACAGGGAAATCACCACGATCTTATCGCCAAAAAAGGAATGTACAACAAGCTGGTTGAACTGCAGAATTTTGAGTAA
- a CDS encoding type II toxin-antitoxin system RelE/ParE family toxin: MDEYKFRVQFLEEAKGFLDELDEKARDKIVYNIWKARSTNDKELFKKLQDEIWEFRTKFNKTYYRLFAFWDKTDKTDTFVISTHGLIKKTDKIPKSEIEKAEKLREKYFNEKNKK, encoded by the coding sequence ATGGACGAATATAAATTTCGGGTTCAGTTTTTAGAAGAAGCGAAAGGCTTTTTGGATGAACTTGACGAAAAAGCGAGGGATAAAATTGTTTACAATATTTGGAAAGCCCGAAGCACAAACGACAAGGAACTTTTCAAAAAATTGCAAGACGAAATTTGGGAATTTAGAACAAAATTCAACAAAACTTATTATCGGCTTTTTGCATTTTGGGACAAGACCGACAAAACTGATACATTTGTAATTTCAACGCACGGACTGATTAAGAAAACAGACAAAATTCCAAAAAGCGAAATTGAAAAAGCAGAAAAATTAAGAGAAAAGTATTTTAACGAGAAAAATAAAAAGTAA
- a CDS encoding M28 family metallopeptidase, with the protein MKKLSVLALSFFSVLSFAQAVSQGTVKTIVTRLASDEMKGRLIGTPENEQAANYISKLFKENKLDYCFGDSYLVPFQYKGQTVYNVCGIKKGTSEKMLGFSGHFDHIGTNDDKGDNIYNGADDDASGIAALVSISEYFKDKKPEFSMVFMAFNGEEAGLLGSTALAADKGMEKINKNLAALFNFEMIATESEFGKNAMFMTGDEFSDLADLFNHHADGMIKIYPDPYAKQQLFYRSDNVSYAKKKIIAHSFSTADMSKIKHYHQVNDDFSIVDVDNMTNIINNFAKTIEKLTPKTFAPKYNSKVKLN; encoded by the coding sequence ATGAAAAAGTTATCAGTATTAGCACTATCATTCTTTTCAGTTTTAAGTTTTGCACAGGCCGTGAGCCAGGGAACTGTAAAAACCATTGTTACAAGGTTGGCTTCCGACGAGATGAAAGGCCGTCTCATAGGAACTCCCGAAAATGAGCAGGCAGCCAATTATATTTCAAAATTATTTAAAGAAAATAAGCTTGATTACTGTTTTGGCGATTCTTACCTCGTTCCTTTTCAGTACAAAGGGCAAACGGTTTATAATGTCTGTGGAATTAAGAAAGGTACATCTGAAAAAATGCTGGGATTCTCCGGTCACTTCGATCACATAGGAACCAATGATGATAAAGGCGATAATATCTACAATGGTGCAGACGACGACGCCAGCGGAATTGCAGCATTGGTGAGTATTTCTGAATATTTTAAAGATAAAAAACCGGAATTCTCCATGGTTTTCATGGCTTTTAACGGAGAGGAAGCAGGACTTTTAGGTTCAACAGCACTTGCGGCAGATAAAGGAATGGAGAAAATCAATAAAAATCTGGCAGCACTTTTCAATTTTGAAATGATTGCTACAGAATCTGAATTTGGTAAAAACGCAATGTTTATGACAGGAGATGAGTTTTCAGACCTTGCAGATTTGTTTAATCATCACGCAGACGGAATGATTAAAATTTATCCGGATCCTTACGCTAAACAACAGTTGTTTTACAGAAGTGACAATGTAAGCTATGCTAAAAAGAAAATTATTGCCCATTCGTTTTCTACAGCAGATATGTCTAAAATTAAACACTACCATCAGGTGAATGACGATTTTTCTATCGTTGATGTAGACAACATGACCAATATCATTAATAATTTTGCCAAAACAATAGAAAAGCTCACCCCAAAAACGTTTGCACCAAAATACAACAGTAAAGTAAAACTGAATTAA
- the xerA gene encoding site-specific tyrosine recombinase/integron integrase — protein sequence MKYSQIFRQKLEVARYSDSTIKTYISTLATFFNAINHVAIEDVDEVIIEKYLHNEIKEKSISQSFQKHILGSIKLFYEMIFNKKLSLSHLYPKRVEHTLPKYLSKEEILKMISLTENLKHKSMISLLYGCGLRVSELINMKITDIDSKSGRISIIQSKGKKDRYVMLPQSVLPLLREYFKKYSPKTYLFEGNANEKYSPRSVQQIVKQSAVRAKIQKLVTPHILRHSFATHLIENGTDIRYIQELLGHNSVITTQIYTHITDLKIRKIQSPLDM from the coding sequence ATGAAATACTCTCAAATTTTCAGACAGAAACTCGAAGTCGCCAGATATAGCGATTCCACAATCAAAACTTATATTTCTACTTTGGCTACATTTTTTAATGCAATTAATCATGTTGCTATAGAGGATGTTGATGAAGTTATAATAGAGAAATATCTACACAACGAAATTAAAGAGAAAAGTATTTCACAATCATTTCAGAAACACATTTTAGGAAGCATAAAATTATTTTACGAAATGATTTTTAATAAAAAACTGTCTCTATCACATCTTTATCCTAAAAGAGTAGAACATACCCTGCCAAAATATCTCAGCAAAGAAGAGATATTAAAAATGATCAGTCTCACTGAGAATCTGAAGCATAAATCGATGATCAGTCTTTTGTATGGCTGCGGTCTTCGGGTAAGTGAATTGATTAATATGAAAATTACAGATATAGATTCAAAATCTGGCAGAATATCGATTATTCAGTCTAAAGGAAAGAAAGATCGATACGTAATGCTTCCACAATCAGTTTTGCCTTTGCTAAGAGAATATTTCAAAAAATATTCGCCAAAAACCTATCTTTTTGAAGGAAATGCTAATGAGAAATATTCTCCCAGAAGTGTTCAGCAAATTGTTAAACAAAGCGCTGTGAGAGCTAAAATTCAAAAATTAGTGACTCCTCATATTCTTCGCCATAGTTTTGCGACGCATCTAATAGAAAACGGGACAGATATCAGATATATTCAGGAGCTTTTGGGTCATAACAGCGTAATTACCACCCAAATTTACACTCATATCACAGATTTAAAGATCAGAAAAATTCAAAGTCCCCTGGATATGTAA
- the rho gene encoding transcription termination factor Rho, with the protein MFNIETLRSKSVTELTKILRDLGVKVARNSTDNDKIFAVLDFQASNPKVAKDYFNTTETTADSTPASTTEETTAEKPAKAPAKKPAAKKAPAKPKTPAAAKAEPQEVKAEEPTAQTDQKTETAQPEISAAEVSENDQANRKKRRRLPSENSQPQNTESNTEENTESSEPKAPQQNTPQEERPRKPVHPQHSKGQNQQRNQNPNQNPNQNQNQHQQQQQNQNQNNQHQNRNQDRPEEVEQKKEFSFDGLVSIEGVLEILPDNYGFLRSSDFSYISSPDDVYVSTAQIRNFGLKTGDNVKGIVRLPKEGEKYFSLLKPTEVNGRDLAFIKDRVAFEYLTPLFPEEKFNLAGKGATISTRIVDLFAPIGKGQRAMIVAQPKTGKTMLLKDIANSIASNHPEVYMMVLLIDERPEEVTDMERSVNAEVIASTFDEAADKHVKVANLVLAKAQRMVECGHDVVILLDSITRLARAYNTVTPASGKVLSGGVDANALHKPKRFFGAARKIEGGGSLTIIATALIDTGSKMDEVIFEEFKGTGNMELQLDRKIANRRIYPAIDLVASSTRRDDLLLDENTSQRMWIFRKFLSEMNPVEAMDFVNKNIKGTISNEEFLMSMNR; encoded by the coding sequence ATGTTTAACATAGAAACGTTAAGGTCAAAATCCGTAACGGAGTTGACTAAAATCCTGAGAGATTTGGGCGTTAAAGTTGCAAGAAACAGCACAGATAATGATAAAATCTTTGCCGTACTTGACTTTCAGGCGTCTAATCCTAAAGTGGCAAAAGATTACTTCAACACCACAGAAACTACAGCAGACAGTACTCCAGCTTCAACTACTGAAGAAACCACCGCGGAAAAACCTGCGAAAGCTCCTGCCAAAAAGCCTGCAGCCAAAAAAGCACCTGCGAAACCAAAAACTCCTGCAGCTGCAAAAGCAGAACCTCAGGAAGTGAAAGCAGAAGAACCTACAGCACAAACTGATCAAAAAACAGAAACGGCACAGCCTGAAATTTCAGCAGCAGAAGTATCCGAAAACGATCAGGCAAATAGGAAAAAAAGAAGAAGGCTGCCTTCGGAAAACAGCCAGCCTCAAAATACCGAGAGCAACACGGAAGAAAACACAGAATCTTCTGAACCAAAAGCTCCTCAACAAAATACGCCACAAGAGGAAAGACCTAGAAAACCTGTACATCCTCAACATTCTAAAGGGCAAAATCAACAACGGAACCAAAATCCAAATCAAAACCCTAATCAGAATCAAAACCAGCATCAACAGCAACAGCAAAATCAAAATCAGAATAATCAGCACCAAAACAGAAATCAGGACAGACCTGAGGAAGTGGAGCAGAAAAAAGAGTTTAGTTTTGACGGCCTGGTAAGCATTGAAGGTGTTCTTGAAATTTTACCGGATAACTACGGATTCCTGCGTTCATCAGACTTCTCTTACATTTCTTCACCGGACGATGTGTATGTTTCAACTGCACAGATCAGAAATTTCGGACTGAAAACCGGAGATAACGTAAAAGGAATCGTAAGACTGCCTAAAGAAGGTGAAAAATATTTTTCTCTGTTAAAACCTACAGAAGTTAACGGACGTGATTTGGCATTTATCAAAGACCGTGTTGCTTTTGAATACCTTACACCCCTTTTCCCTGAAGAGAAATTTAATCTTGCAGGAAAAGGAGCAACGATCTCCACAAGAATTGTAGATCTTTTTGCCCCAATCGGAAAAGGCCAGAGAGCGATGATTGTTGCCCAGCCAAAAACGGGTAAAACGATGCTTTTGAAAGATATTGCGAATTCTATCGCAAGCAACCACCCGGAAGTTTACATGATGGTACTTTTGATCGACGAACGTCCTGAAGAAGTTACCGATATGGAAAGAAGTGTAAATGCGGAAGTAATCGCTTCTACATTTGACGAAGCTGCAGACAAACACGTAAAAGTAGCCAATCTGGTTTTAGCCAAAGCCCAAAGAATGGTAGAATGTGGACATGATGTTGTGATTCTTTTAGATTCCATTACAAGATTGGCAAGAGCTTACAACACAGTAACTCCGGCATCAGGAAAAGTACTTTCCGGAGGTGTGGATGCCAACGCACTTCACAAACCGAAAAGATTCTTCGGAGCTGCAAGAAAGATTGAAGGCGGAGGATCTTTAACGATTATCGCTACAGCTTTAATTGACACAGGTTCTAAAATGGACGAGGTAATCTTTGAAGAATTTAAAGGTACCGGAAACATGGAACTTCAACTGGACAGAAAAATTGCCAACAGAAGAATTTATCCTGCGATTGATTTGGTTGCATCAAGCACCCGTCGTGATGATCTTCTTTTAGATGAAAACACCTCGCAGAGAATGTGGATTTTCAGAAAATTCCTTTCTGAAATGAATCCTGTGGAAGCCATGGATTTTGTGAATAAAAACATCAAAGGAACGATCAGCAATGAAGAATTCCTGATGTCGATGAACAGATAA
- a CDS encoding phosphatidylserine decarboxylase family protein: protein MKLHKESKGTIAVASIVFIAVAGVSIYFLEMWSLLIIVPVLIIYGLVFWFFRVPNRDIQDHVENVIAPVDGKVVMIKEVVETEFIKEACIQISIFMSPLNVHICRFPVSGNVIYKKYHPGKYLVAWHEKSSTENERTTVAVESLTKHKVVFRQIAGYVARRIVFYCSEGDQAKAGHEFGFIKFGSRMDIFLPMDTEIICKIGDKTKGGLDVIAKMRD, encoded by the coding sequence ATGAAATTACACAAGGAATCCAAAGGCACCATCGCTGTTGCCAGCATTGTATTTATTGCTGTTGCAGGTGTTTCGATATATTTTCTTGAAATGTGGTCTTTGCTGATCATCGTTCCTGTTCTGATTATTTACGGACTGGTTTTTTGGTTTTTCAGGGTTCCAAACCGTGACATTCAGGATCATGTGGAAAATGTAATCGCTCCCGTTGACGGAAAAGTGGTGATGATCAAAGAAGTGGTAGAAACAGAGTTTATAAAAGAAGCCTGTATACAGATTTCTATTTTTATGTCACCTTTAAATGTGCATATCTGCCGTTTCCCGGTTTCAGGAAATGTGATTTATAAAAAGTATCATCCCGGAAAATATTTGGTGGCATGGCACGAAAAATCTTCTACAGAAAACGAAAGAACAACCGTTGCCGTGGAAAGTTTAACCAAACATAAAGTCGTATTCAGGCAGATTGCGGGATATGTTGCAAGAAGAATTGTATTCTACTGTAGCGAAGGCGATCAGGCTAAAGCAGGACACGAATTCGGTTTCATCAAGTTCGGTTCAAGAATGGATATTTTTCTCCCAATGGATACCGAAATCATCTGTAAAATTGGTGATAAAACCAAAGGCGGTCTTGATGTGATTGCGAAGATGAGGGATTAG
- a CDS encoding peptide-N-glycosidase F-related protein, whose amino-acid sequence MKRLLLAFLAFAGISQTHAQTTINVYSAIVFYDGYATNVSNPVPANVIRLANYRYAKKLTDAELNTFQNKIQMNVSIGALCDNYDRIGGVHIAFVPKNQATYTLSDPGVKRIEIGRYITPFMNKNINPTSVPYTYEVNNLYNIFSNTVLRAAYDIYVELDVFGVPYAANTQVAGCANRNDVFAGTLNFVTSNDPTVVNTFNNLLPLLDSNELNNYNNTDQPGQTVRLINFNLSQSTDNAKFFIITSPHGAGTNGEEYVRRQNFVSLDNAQVLTFTPGGKSCEPYRQYNTQGNGIYGPYVQTTQWWTAWNNWCPGDAVPIRTFTAATISAGSHTIKYEVPTAVFYGQDGRIVLSIYMQSTNQALSVKEVSTVDVSIYPNPTADYVNLKSDKKVQNIIIYSLDGRKIDEVRDSKIDLTSYPSGTYLLDISLEGGTQFKHKVIRK is encoded by the coding sequence ATGAAAAGACTTCTACTCGCTTTTCTGGCTTTCGCCGGAATTTCTCAGACTCATGCCCAAACTACCATCAACGTTTATTCTGCAATAGTTTTTTATGACGGCTACGCTACCAACGTATCAAACCCAGTTCCTGCAAATGTCATTCGGCTTGCCAATTACAGATATGCAAAAAAACTGACGGATGCTGAACTGAACACCTTTCAGAATAAAATTCAGATGAATGTGAGCATCGGTGCTCTATGTGATAACTACGACAGAATCGGAGGTGTGCATATTGCTTTCGTTCCTAAAAATCAGGCTACTTACACTTTGAGCGATCCGGGAGTAAAACGCATCGAAATCGGCAGATACATTACGCCGTTTATGAATAAAAACATAAATCCTACCTCTGTACCTTATACTTATGAGGTTAATAATCTCTACAATATTTTCAGCAATACTGTTTTAAGAGCGGCTTACGACATTTATGTGGAACTCGATGTCTTTGGCGTTCCTTATGCTGCCAATACGCAGGTTGCAGGATGTGCTAACAGAAATGATGTTTTTGCAGGCACCTTAAACTTTGTAACATCTAACGACCCAACGGTGGTTAATACTTTTAATAATCTACTTCCACTACTTGATTCCAACGAACTGAACAATTACAACAATACAGATCAGCCAGGGCAAACCGTAAGACTTATCAATTTTAATTTAAGTCAAAGCACTGATAATGCTAAGTTTTTCATCATTACTTCTCCGCACGGTGCCGGTACAAATGGTGAAGAATATGTAAGAAGGCAGAATTTTGTTTCTCTGGATAATGCGCAGGTACTCACATTTACTCCCGGAGGGAAATCATGTGAACCATACAGACAATACAACACCCAAGGCAATGGAATCTATGGACCATATGTACAGACTACCCAGTGGTGGACTGCGTGGAACAATTGGTGTCCGGGAGATGCTGTTCCCATCAGAACTTTTACAGCCGCTACTATCTCGGCAGGAAGTCATACGATAAAATATGAAGTTCCAACCGCCGTTTTCTATGGCCAGGATGGCAGAATCGTGCTTTCAATTTATATGCAAAGCACCAATCAGGCATTGTCTGTAAAAGAAGTTTCTACAGTGGACGTTTCTATCTACCCTAATCCTACAGCTGATTATGTTAATTTAAAATCAGATAAAAAAGTACAGAACATCATCATCTATTCTTTAGACGGAAGAAAGATCGATGAAGTGAGAGATTCAAAAATAGACCTCACCTCTTATCCATCAGGAACATATTTACTGGATATTTCTCTTGAAGGCGGAACGCAGTTTAAGCATAAGGTGATCAGGAAGTAA
- a CDS encoding DUF1801 domain-containing protein, with amino-acid sequence MNPLEEYYFRIDEPERSALLFLRQKILASDSEKITETLSFGLPFFKFKKKMLCYFYFSKKHQQHYVSFYHGDRLDHPLLISEGRKKFKILLLDMEEDLPVDLILGLIDEVKKFVK; translated from the coding sequence ATGAATCCATTAGAAGAGTACTATTTCAGAATCGATGAGCCTGAACGTAGTGCTCTTCTTTTTTTGCGCCAGAAAATTCTCGCTTCAGATAGCGAAAAAATCACCGAAACCCTCAGCTTCGGTTTGCCTTTCTTTAAATTTAAAAAGAAAATGCTCTGCTACTTTTATTTCAGCAAGAAGCATCAGCAACATTATGTAAGTTTCTATCATGGCGACAGATTAGATCATCCTCTTCTCATCAGTGAAGGCAGAAAAAAGTTTAAAATTCTGCTTTTGGATATGGAAGAAGATTTGCCTGTTGATTTGATTTTGGGATTGATTGATGAGGTAAAGAAGTTTGTGAAGTGA
- a CDS encoding DUF4293 domain-containing protein, with product MLQRIQTIWILLATLAPVFLFITGQDAEVFGTFPLIKIVSAILVIVGALSIFSFKNRTRQIMLNNISIVINALLIGVLLYWLLNLPGGIDFPEKGIEPIFPFIAVICLAIANIYIKKDERLVKSVDRLR from the coding sequence ATGCTACAAAGAATACAGACCATCTGGATATTACTTGCTACTTTAGCACCTGTTTTCCTGTTTATTACAGGTCAGGATGCAGAAGTTTTCGGAACGTTTCCATTGATAAAAATTGTATCTGCAATTTTAGTAATTGTCGGTGCTTTGAGTATTTTCAGCTTTAAAAACAGAACAAGACAAATCATGCTGAATAACATCAGCATCGTTATAAACGCTTTGTTGATTGGTGTATTGCTGTACTGGCTGCTAAACTTACCCGGAGGAATAGATTTTCCTGAGAAGGGTATTGAGCCGATTTTCCCGTTTATTGCTGTAATCTGTCTGGCTATTGCCAACATTTACATCAAAAAAGACGAGAGGCTCGTGAAATCTGTAGACAGACTGCGTTAG
- a CDS encoding IS110 family RNA-guided transposase translates to MEEKNNYCGIDVSSETLDLYFKNKEGVLQHLQVTNTVTGFRKMIRSAGRETHFVMEATGVYHLHLIFFLKEQNIAFSVVNALQIKRYIQMHLERNKSDKKDAKRIYEYGVERRPEIYAMPDTEYFECRSLNNAIHDLTKEITKFSNQIHSIKKCPFDTKTIEKSFEKIIKKLREEKQNLEIILQQKLIAWEAEMLKLVTSVKGIGRRAAAELIIYTQGFKDMNSYKQLISYAGLSPTEYRSGSSIRGRIRICKQGGKQLRHILYMCALNAKKTNAQCRTLFDRLVEKGKNKKAAVIAVCNKLLKIVFGVVKNKTAYLDNFIVKSA, encoded by the coding sequence ATGGAAGAAAAAAACAACTACTGCGGTATTGATGTTTCCAGCGAGACGTTAGATCTTTATTTTAAAAATAAAGAAGGAGTTCTTCAACATTTACAGGTCACAAATACGGTTACCGGATTTCGGAAAATGATCCGATCAGCAGGCCGGGAAACTCACTTTGTGATGGAAGCTACGGGAGTTTATCACCTGCATTTGATTTTCTTTTTAAAGGAACAGAATATTGCTTTCAGTGTTGTGAATGCGCTGCAGATCAAGCGCTACATCCAGATGCATTTGGAACGCAATAAATCAGACAAAAAAGATGCGAAACGAATCTATGAATACGGTGTTGAACGCCGACCGGAAATTTACGCAATGCCCGATACAGAGTACTTTGAGTGCCGTTCTTTAAATAATGCGATCCATGATCTGACGAAAGAAATTACCAAGTTCAGCAATCAGATTCACAGCATTAAAAAGTGTCCTTTTGACACAAAAACGATTGAAAAAAGCTTTGAGAAAATCATCAAAAAACTTCGGGAAGAGAAGCAGAATTTAGAGATAATTCTGCAACAGAAACTCATTGCCTGGGAAGCAGAAATGTTGAAATTGGTTACCAGCGTAAAGGGTATTGGAAGAAGAGCTGCAGCAGAACTGATCATCTATACCCAAGGTTTTAAAGACATGAATTCGTATAAACAACTGATCTCTTATGCGGGGCTAAGTCCCACAGAATATCGGAGCGGAAGCAGCATCCGTGGACGGATCCGTATCTGCAAACAGGGCGGAAAACAGTTGCGCCATATTCTGTACATGTGTGCCCTAAATGCGAAGAAGACCAATGCTCAATGTAGGACCCTTTTTGACCGACTGGTAGAGAAAGGAAAAAACAAAAAAGCAGCTGTAATTGCAGTGTGCAACAAGCTGCTCAAGATTGTATTTGGGGTAGTAAAAAACAAAACAGCGTACCTGGATAATTTTATTGTAAAAAGTGCCTAA
- a CDS encoding T9SS type A sorting domain-containing protein: MIKKLLIGSFLSFAAIANAQNSISSTSTVAGTATTYTFNLVAGAGGETWNAVSAYVVPGSTLPAFTANASPANVANVDVFLNGSNTETAAYLRDFGSELKIDIEQALPQGTAIKVVIKNVMNPSAAASNQPASIAFQNGNYSNLNNFSTTFNITSATLSTHEVNADSHKIQLYPNPSADFIRLSNFKANEVCSIYDLQGKLVLKQVYDQNKGVDITALSDGLYILKTAQHAYKFVKKSK, translated from the coding sequence ATGATTAAAAAACTACTTATTGGATCTTTCTTATCCTTTGCGGCGATTGCAAATGCTCAAAATTCAATTTCATCTACATCTACCGTTGCGGGTACTGCAACTACTTACACTTTCAATCTTGTTGCCGGTGCAGGAGGAGAGACGTGGAATGCTGTTTCTGCCTACGTTGTTCCAGGTTCTACACTTCCGGCATTTACTGCAAATGCTTCACCTGCGAATGTAGCCAATGTAGATGTATTCCTGAACGGATCGAATACTGAAACCGCAGCATATCTCAGGGATTTTGGGAGCGAACTTAAAATCGATATTGAGCAGGCTTTACCACAAGGTACTGCCATCAAGGTGGTCATTAAAAACGTGATGAATCCTTCTGCTGCAGCCAGCAATCAGCCTGCATCCATTGCTTTTCAGAACGGTAACTACAGCAATCTGAATAATTTTTCAACTACTTTTAACATCACATCGGCAACATTATCGACCCATGAGGTGAATGCAGATAGTCATAAAATTCAGCTCTATCCGAATCCATCTGCAGATTTCATCAGACTTAGTAATTTCAAAGCAAATGAAGTGTGCTCTATTTATGACTTACAGGGGAAGTTGGTTCTAAAACAGGTTTATGATCAGAATAAAGGTGTTGATATTACTGCTCTTTCGGATGGTCTTTATATCCTGAAAACAGCTCAACATGCCTATAAGTTTGTGAAGAAAAGTAAGTAA